In Phormidium yuhuli AB48, one genomic interval encodes:
- a CDS encoding NACHT C-terminal alpha/beta 1 domain-containing protein has product MTNSTPTPADALIAALHEPGREQLLDLVQNPLRLTLLCMIWDGSSLPDTQAELYERYLRKIYEWNRNLHELEKYAERCGTTTTKLKHTLNRQLGELAKAALNLPQERFRLSQALVEEHLGEESDQTSLGYLALRLGWLNRVGRDGRGDSIFAFYHATFQEYFAALAVEDWDYFLPRNHVDFPVAGKEYRIFEKQWKPVILCWLGRGDVKGEEKEEFIRALVEFEDGCENFYGYRAYFLASAGISDFKKCTFADEIVQQIITWSFGYFNPEEQNWFTFLAPLEQEARVTILQMCHAIVVDSLVELLDHTQDKSRRMLVAASLVQIDPTNQDALIALFEQINPATDIDKCKGEKYSIEQINTVLNTAIYTLANLIKDDESILKQIDMALANLSHSAPNEFTTMQALKILEKFGIADEANITALIKLISTTEDNSIRRQAAEILQKVLSKRDSDQGLKLNLDLNKAIATAIMCIIFLVVREQQYTGSIRHKVQRVAHSTRDTWLQLVSEEFSKSSFNNRFKPVSISSSSEGIPIVFVKRFSSFKIKNNLTLKEWKLLFKQLCLKTFIESEVSLPSKIYQDVSIKLEKNFSKALYEVIKEDIATNNQALFGVLEQIFRKFNLKYQQRQQANEQIAALVITLKNNLSAESYQNNFEQFEKCYEVIWTCAENLPYPDFYQAWHNPPTTPHPEVEDNTPATPTPFTQQCNLALLPQILNQALQTHPVNHQPICIDGSRFSDPSNPALQIYTTLKKAGCPPSPDGKPRTIAELQAYCDDDLSDHQIALILYEEPTDPPPQGFDITVLNQLARFSHPPIAVILPQPLPECRLPQFLEHNPNLITTLLQWLQHLKT; this is encoded by the coding sequence ATGACAAATTCTACTCCAACTCCTGCCGATGCTCTAATTGCCGCTCTCCATGAACCGGGACGGGAACAGCTCCTTGATTTAGTCCAAAATCCCTTGCGTTTGACCTTGCTCTGCATGATTTGGGATGGGTCATCGTTGCCGGATACTCAGGCGGAGTTATATGAGCGTTATCTGAGAAAGATTTATGAGTGGAATCGGAATTTGCATGAGTTGGAAAAGTATGCGGAACGTTGTGGGACGACTACCACGAAATTAAAGCATACTTTGAATCGGCAATTGGGGGAACTGGCAAAGGCGGCGTTGAATTTGCCCCAGGAGCGATTTCGGTTATCACAGGCGTTGGTGGAAGAGCATCTCGGGGAGGAATCGGATCAGACTTCATTGGGGTATTTGGCGTTGCGGTTGGGCTGGTTAAATCGGGTGGGCAGAGATGGACGCGGCGATAGTATTTTTGCCTTTTATCATGCCACATTTCAGGAGTATTTTGCAGCCTTGGCGGTGGAGGATTGGGATTATTTTCTGCCTCGGAATCATGTGGATTTTCCGGTGGCGGGGAAAGAGTATCGAATTTTTGAGAAGCAGTGGAAGCCGGTGATTTTGTGTTGGTTGGGGCGTGGGGATGTTAAGGGTGAGGAGAAGGAGGAGTTTATTCGGGCGTTGGTTGAGTTTGAGGATGGGTGTGAAAATTTCTATGGCTATCGTGCCTATTTTCTTGCTAGCGCAGGAATTTCTGATTTTAAAAAATGCACATTTGCTGATGAAATTGTCCAGCAGATTATTACATGGAGTTTTGGCTATTTTAATCCTGAAGAACAGAATTGGTTTACATTTCTCGCTCCTTTGGAACAGGAAGCTAGAGTTACTATCTTGCAAATGTGCCATGCAATTGTCGTTGATTCTTTAGTCGAGCTACTGGATCATACCCAAGATAAAAGTAGACGAATGCTAGTAGCAGCTAGTTTAGTCCAAATTGATCCTACTAATCAAGATGCGCTTATTGCTTTATTTGAGCAGATTAACCCTGCAACAGATATAGATAAATGTAAGGGGGAAAAATATAGCATAGAACAAATTAATACCGTTCTTAATACTGCTATTTATACTCTAGCTAATTTGATTAAAGATGATGAATCTATACTAAAGCAAATAGATATGGCTTTAGCTAATCTCTCTCATTCCGCGCCCAATGAATTCACAACAATGCAGGCATTAAAAATTTTAGAAAAATTTGGTATTGCTGATGAAGCCAATATCACGGCTTTAATTAAGTTGATTTCTACGACGGAGGATAATTCTATCCGAAGACAAGCAGCAGAAATCTTACAAAAAGTTTTATCGAAGCGAGATTCAGACCAAGGGTTAAAACTCAACTTAGATTTAAATAAGGCAATAGCAACCGCGATTATGTGTATAATATTTTTAGTTGTTAGAGAGCAACAATACACTGGATCTATTCGGCACAAAGTACAAAGAGTTGCCCATAGTACAAGAGATACTTGGCTGCAACTTGTAAGCGAGGAATTTTCTAAAAGTAGCTTTAACAACAGATTTAAGCCTGTAAGTATCTCTTCTTCCTCAGAAGGAATTCCGATAGTTTTTGTAAAGAGATTTAGTTCTTTTAAGATAAAGAATAATCTTACATTAAAAGAATGGAAATTACTTTTTAAACAGCTCTGTTTAAAAACTTTTATAGAGAGTGAAGTTAGTTTGCCATCAAAAATTTATCAAGATGTTTCTATCAAATTAGAAAAAAATTTTTCTAAAGCTTTATATGAGGTTATCAAAGAAGATATAGCAACCAATAACCAAGCTTTATTTGGGGTATTAGAGCAAATATTTCGTAAATTCAACCTTAAATATCAGCAAAGACAGCAAGCAAATGAACAGATTGCAGCACTTGTGATCACATTGAAAAATAACTTATCTGCTGAATCTTACCAGAATAACTTCGAGCAATTCGAGAAGTGTTATGAAGTCATCTGGACTTGTGCCGAAAACCTCCCCTATCCCGACTTTTACCAAGCCTGGCACAATCCCCCCACCACCCCTCATCCCGAAGTGGAAGACAACACCCCCGCCACCCCGACCCCCTTTACCCAACAGTGTAACCTCGCCCTTCTCCCCCAAATCCTCAACCAAGCCCTGCAAACCCACCCCGTCAACCACCAACCCATTTGCATTGATGGTAGCCGATTCAGCGACCCCAGCAACCCCGCCTTGCAAATCTACACCACTTTGAAAAAAGCCGGTTGTCCCCCCAGTCCCGACGGTAAACCCCGTACCATTGCCGAATTACAAGCCTACTGCGACGATGACCTCAGCGACCATCAAATTGCCCTCATCCTCTACGAAGAACCCACCGACCCACCCCCCCAAGGCTTTGATATCACCGTCCTCAATCAACTCGCCCGCTTTAGCCATCCCCCCATCGCCGTCATTCTCCCCCAACCCCTCCCAGAATGCCGACTCCCGCAATTCCTAGAACACAACCCCAATCTCATCACAACCCTCCTACAGTGGCTGCAACATCTCAAAACCTAG
- a CDS encoding ABC transporter permease, producing the protein MSRSRALQAYVLTRLLLAPLMLWTIATGVFLLMRATPGDPVDAILGPRAPEAFKEELRSQLGLSGSLLDQYLSYLGSLLRFDLGDSAARRGLSVWEIIRDFFPATAELAVASMLVAVLIGFAVGMLAASRPNTPWDAAGRMFGILTYSVPVFWMGMVLQLIFSVQLGWFPLGTRFPLGVPTPNTITGLYLLDSLLALNPQQFFAALYHLALPSLTLGILLSGIFERVVRVNLKQTLKSDYVEAARARGIPEQRILLAHALKNALIPTISVLGLTFAALLSGAILTEVTFSWPGLASRLYEAISARDYPAVQGLVVFFGAIVVGISIMIDILNAWIDPRVRY; encoded by the coding sequence GTGTCTCGTTCTCGCGCCCTACAAGCTTACGTCTTAACACGACTGCTCCTCGCCCCGCTGATGCTCTGGACGATCGCCACTGGTGTCTTCCTCCTGATGCGGGCCACCCCCGGCGACCCCGTCGATGCCATTCTCGGTCCCCGGGCCCCAGAAGCCTTCAAAGAAGAACTGCGATCGCAACTAGGATTATCCGGCTCCTTACTCGACCAATATCTCTCCTATCTCGGCTCCCTCCTCCGCTTCGACTTAGGAGACTCCGCCGCTCGTCGGGGACTCTCCGTCTGGGAGATTATCCGCGACTTCTTCCCCGCCACCGCCGAGTTAGCCGTCGCTAGTATGCTCGTGGCCGTCCTCATCGGCTTTGCGGTGGGAATGTTAGCCGCCTCCCGTCCCAACACCCCCTGGGATGCCGCTGGACGGATGTTTGGCATCCTCACCTACTCGGTCCCCGTTTTCTGGATGGGGATGGTCTTACAGCTTATTTTCTCGGTGCAATTAGGCTGGTTTCCCCTAGGAACCCGCTTCCCCCTCGGCGTTCCCACCCCCAACACCATCACCGGACTCTATCTCCTCGATAGTCTCCTGGCCCTCAACCCGCAACAGTTTTTTGCCGCTCTCTATCATCTCGCCCTCCCCAGTCTCACCCTGGGGATTCTCCTCAGTGGTATCTTTGAACGGGTGGTGCGGGTCAACCTCAAACAAACCCTCAAAAGTGATTACGTCGAAGCCGCCCGGGCCCGAGGTATTCCCGAACAACGAATTCTCCTGGCCCACGCCCTGAAAAATGCCTTAATTCCCACCATTTCTGTCTTAGGCTTAACCTTTGCGGCCCTGCTCAGTGGTGCCATTCTCACGGAAGTCACCTTCTCCTGGCCCGGCCTCGCCAGTCGCCTCTATGAAGCCATCTCCGCCCGGGATTACCCCGCCGTTCAAGGATTAGTCGTCTTCTTTGGGGCCATTGTCGTGGGCATCAGCATTATGATTGATATCCTAAATGCCTGGATTGACCCCCGTGTTCGCTACTAA
- the lepB gene encoding signal peptidase I, whose protein sequence is MTANPDDRPQSASSTPWWRSQGENIRLIIIALVIAFVLRTFVAEPRYIPSDSMLPTLEQGDRLLVEKVSYYIQPPQRGDVIVFHPPEQLQRLGYQREQAFIKRVIAQSGDRVQVLNGRLYLNGEPQLEPYIAEPPQYQWGPATVPPGRLMVMGDNRNNSNDSHIWGFLPVENVIGRAVIRFWPVDRLGGLSISVEPFVDLGDRPS, encoded by the coding sequence ATGACCGCCAATCCTGATGATCGCCCTCAATCTGCTTCCTCTACGCCTTGGTGGCGATCGCAGGGGGAGAATATCCGTCTGATTATCATCGCTCTGGTGATTGCCTTTGTCTTACGAACCTTTGTGGCGGAACCCCGTTATATTCCCTCGGATTCTATGTTGCCGACGTTGGAGCAGGGCGATCGGCTTCTGGTTGAGAAAGTTTCCTATTATATCCAGCCACCGCAACGGGGGGATGTGATTGTGTTTCACCCCCCAGAGCAACTTCAGCGACTGGGCTATCAACGGGAGCAAGCGTTTATTAAACGAGTGATTGCCCAGTCTGGGGATAGGGTGCAAGTGCTGAATGGACGGCTGTATCTCAATGGGGAACCGCAGCTAGAACCCTATATCGCTGAACCTCCCCAATATCAATGGGGACCGGCGACGGTTCCTCCTGGCCGTCTCATGGTTATGGGAGATAATCGCAACAACAGTAATGACTCCCATATTTGGGGCTTTCTGCCCGTTGAGAATGTGATTGGACGGGCGGTGATTCGCTTTTGGCCCGTTGACCGCCTGGGGGGGTTAAGCATCTCGGTTGAGCCGTTTGTTGATTTGGGCGATCGCCCCAGTTAA
- a CDS encoding Uma2 family endonuclease translates to MLRHSETSLTLEEFLQSPETQPASEYNQGRVSQKPMPQGQHSTLQVDLTETINAATKRQKIARAYTEIRCIIGDRVIVPDIGVFTWDRIPTDAQGNVANQFNLAPNWLIEILSPHQATIPVIDKILYSLNQGTDMGWLIDPDTQTIVVYPAQQQPQVFHNNEAMLPIPDPIPALNLSAADIFAWLKHP, encoded by the coding sequence ATGCTCAGACATTCCGAGACATCCCTAACCCTCGAAGAATTTCTGCAATCCCCCGAAACTCAACCCGCCAGCGAATATAACCAAGGGCGAGTCAGCCAAAAACCTATGCCTCAAGGACAACATAGCACCTTGCAGGTGGATTTAACTGAAACCATTAATGCCGCCACGAAACGGCAAAAGATTGCCCGGGCCTATACCGAAATACGTTGCATTATCGGCGATCGCGTCATTGTCCCCGATATCGGCGTATTCACCTGGGACCGCATTCCCACCGACGCTCAAGGTAATGTTGCCAATCAATTTAACCTGGCCCCCAATTGGCTCATCGAAATCCTCTCTCCCCATCAAGCCACCATTCCAGTCATCGACAAAATCCTCTACAGTCTTAACCAGGGAACAGACATGGGCTGGCTCATCGACCCAGACACTCAAACCATTGTCGTCTATCCCGCTCAACAACAGCCACAAGTCTTCCACAATAACGAGGCGATGTTGCCGATTCCAGACCCCATCCCTGCCCTCAATTTAAGTGCTGCTGACATCTTCGCCTGGCTGAAACATCCCTAA
- a CDS encoding alpha/beta hydrolase family protein, which translates to MSPLTSQTIGGMTVTVHYPAASDGPLALAIFLKGLNVTPSHYSYYAQRLAQYGFVVAIPDPITRLPRRDELFASMGLFEDLQASLRREGSRVDSPLFQRIDSERVALLGHSQGGIVALDAVVNASAVPLMSGDYSLPSALKAAVFYGSVMSVEFTGDRPLDSHGLPVALMAGSRDSLMPAAEVQETYERLQSGPKLYLEVEGSNHYGITNVNNPPQAPLDPRLPDVAQDMALENLARWSGVFLRAWVLEDAIARGYLQQMLGITDSVVSLQGEF; encoded by the coding sequence ATGTCGCCTTTGACGAGCCAAACGATTGGCGGAATGACGGTGACCGTTCATTACCCCGCCGCTAGTGATGGGCCGTTAGCCTTAGCTATCTTCCTCAAGGGGTTAAATGTCACCCCGAGTCACTATTCGTACTATGCCCAACGTCTGGCACAGTACGGCTTTGTGGTGGCTATCCCCGATCCCATTACTCGCTTACCTCGCCGAGATGAGTTATTTGCCTCGATGGGGTTGTTTGAGGACTTACAAGCGAGCTTACGTCGGGAGGGAAGTCGGGTGGATTCCCCCTTATTCCAACGGATTGATAGCGAACGGGTGGCTCTACTGGGTCATTCTCAGGGAGGAATTGTGGCCTTGGATGCGGTGGTGAATGCTTCGGCGGTTCCGCTGATGTCGGGGGATTACAGTTTGCCTTCGGCGTTGAAGGCGGCGGTGTTTTATGGCAGTGTGATGTCAGTGGAGTTCACGGGCGATCGCCCCCTGGACAGTCATGGGTTGCCTGTTGCCCTTATGGCTGGGAGTCGTGATAGTCTCATGCCAGCGGCGGAGGTGCAAGAGACCTATGAGCGGTTGCAGTCTGGCCCAAAACTCTATTTAGAGGTGGAGGGGTCTAACCACTATGGGATTACCAATGTCAATAATCCTCCCCAGGCTCCCCTCGATCCTCGCTTACCGGATGTGGCTCAGGACATGGCGTTGGAGAATCTGGCTCGTTGGAGTGGGGTGTTTTTGCGAGCCTGGGTTCTGGAGGATGCGATCGCCCGAGGCTATTTGCAACAGATGTTAGGGATAACGGATTCTGTGGTGTCGCTGCAAGGGGAGTTTTAA
- a CDS encoding ferredoxin-thioredoxin reductase variable chain, whose product MEVGSRVRVKESVIVYHHPEHRNEPFDMKGSEGEVLDIIEELDGKPISANLPVQVIFKVGKKKLRAHFRPEEVEAIAD is encoded by the coding sequence ATTGAAGTCGGCAGTCGAGTCCGCGTCAAAGAATCTGTCATCGTCTATCATCACCCCGAACATCGTAATGAACCGTTTGACATGAAAGGGAGTGAGGGTGAGGTGTTGGATATCATTGAGGAGTTAGACGGAAAGCCGATTAGTGCTAATCTCCCGGTTCAAGTGATATTCAAGGTGGGTAAGAAAAAGTTGCGGGCCCATTTTCGTCCTGAGGAAGTTGAGGCGATCGCAGACTAA
- a CDS encoding Crp/Fnr family transcriptional regulator translates to MFATENPPIALSPLTLRRFPQRSFIPPEADTLWKISQGVVRTLTWNEAGTAISLGLWTAGDVVGVALSRVHPYEIECLSDVQVQAIPRSHWRHLTEQLIDHAQESQQLLAIIRQERIRDRLLVFLHWLSYKFGHGSAEGRVIELKLSHRAIAEILGTSRVTVTRTLGQLEEEGLMERRRECWHLSLESLPS, encoded by the coding sequence GTGTTTGCCACTGAAAATCCTCCCATCGCTCTGTCTCCCCTGACCCTGCGTCGCTTCCCCCAGCGGAGTTTTATTCCTCCTGAGGCGGATACGCTCTGGAAGATTAGTCAGGGAGTTGTGCGAACTCTGACTTGGAATGAAGCCGGAACAGCCATTAGTTTGGGCTTATGGACGGCTGGGGATGTGGTAGGGGTGGCCCTATCCCGGGTACATCCCTATGAAATTGAATGTCTCAGTGATGTCCAGGTTCAGGCGATTCCTCGCTCTCACTGGAGACATCTGACGGAACAACTGATTGATCATGCTCAAGAATCGCAACAACTTCTGGCAATTATCCGTCAGGAACGAATTCGCGATCGCCTCTTAGTTTTTTTGCACTGGTTATCTTATAAGTTCGGTCATGGCAGTGCTGAGGGTCGGGTGATTGAGCTGAAACTCTCCCATCGGGCGATCGCGGAAATCCTAGGAACCTCTCGGGTAACGGTCACACGGACTCTCGGTCAACTGGAAGAAGAGGGTCTGATGGAACGTAGACGGGAGTGTTGGCATCTGAGCCTTGAGAGCTTGCCGTCCTAA